Below is a window of Culturomica massiliensis DNA.
ATCTTTGTCGGCGGCCTTGCAAGGGGGAGCGGATTCGGTGTATTTCGGCGTGGAGGGTTTAAATATGCGGGCCCGTTCGTCGGCTAATTTTACTTTGGACGATCTTAGAAATATAGTGGGGATTTGTGAGGAAAAAGGAGTAAAGACTTATTTGACTGTAAATACCATTATTTACAACAATGAGTTACAGAAGATGCATGAGGTGATCGATTGTGCGAAAGAAGCCGGGGTATCCGCCATTATTGCATCTGATTTGGCTGCTATTCTGTATGCACATTCCCGGGGAGTTGAGATACATATCAGTACGCAGTGTAATATTACGAATTACGAGACGGTACGTTTTTATGCCCAATACGCGGATGTGATGGTATTGGCCAGGGAAATGGATATGAATCAGGTGGCTGATATTTACCGCCGGATACAGGAAGAGCAATTACGTGGACCGAAAGGAGAATTGATACGTATTGAAATGTTTGCCCACGGAGCTTTGTGTATGGCTGTGTCGGGGAAATGCTATCTTAGTTTACATGAAAAAAATGCGTCGGCTAACCGGGGAGCCTGCTTTCAGATCTGCCGGCGGGCCTATACGGTAAAGGACCGGGAAGGTGAGGTCGAACTGGATATTGAAAACGAATATATCATGTCTCCCAAAGATCTTTGTACGATCGGTTTTCTGAATAAGATGATCGATGCCGGAGTGAGGGTGTTTAAATTGGAAGGACGTGCCCGTCCCGCTGAATATGTATTGACTGTCTGTCGTTGTTACGATGAGGCTTTAAAAGCCATTTTGGATCGTACGTATTCTGCTGAAAAAATTGAAATTTGGAAACAACGGTTAGCGACTGTGTTTAACCGGGGCTTTTGGGACGGTTATTACCTGGGACAGCGTTTGGGAGAGTGGAGTGAAGTGTACGGTTCGAAAGCGACCCGGAAGAAGATAGCATTGGGCAAGGTGACGAACTATTTTTCGAATCTTCAGGTCGGGGAATTTAAGCTGGAATCTTTCGATCTTTCTGTAGGAGATGAAGTATTGATTGTCGGGGAGACGACGGGTGTTATTGAAATGAGGGTGCCGGAAATCCGGGTCGATTTGCAGCCTGTGGAGAAGGTTAAAAAGGGTATTCTTTTTTCGATGC
It encodes the following:
- a CDS encoding peptidase U32 family protein; amino-acid sequence: MERKDFEIMAPVGSYESLSAALQGGADSVYFGVEGLNMRARSSANFTLDDLRNIVGICEEKGVKTYLTVNTIIYNNELQKMHEVIDCAKEAGVSAIIASDLAAILYAHSRGVEIHISTQCNITNYETVRFYAQYADVMVLAREMDMNQVADIYRRIQEEQLRGPKGELIRIEMFAHGALCMAVSGKCYLSLHEKNASANRGACFQICRRAYTVKDREGEVELDIENEYIMSPKDLCTIGFLNKMIDAGVRVFKLEGRARPAEYVLTVCRCYDEALKAILDRTYSAEKIEIWKQRLATVFNRGFWDGYYLGQRLGEWSEVYGSKATRKKIALGKVTNYFSNLQVGEFKLESFDLSVGDEVLIVGETTGVIEMRVPEIRVDLQPVEKVKKGILFSMPVPEKVRRGDKIYKWVETTPDLMQ